The bacterium genome contains a region encoding:
- a CDS encoding TolC family protein, with protein MAFRFSTIAVLLLLSVVPVVRGATPLGVGEAVELALASDRRVFEAESSYEAAQAATLAAWGSYMPLLGFTGGYLRNWTGPSTMSFSDENLGLDYELQVPESVDNRLSLGANATLYLFRGGEDYGGITAANHAQAAADANVDAVKARVAYDARSAYVNLYRANALLASAERSLDTAEEQLRFSRALAEVGSISDADALKAQAADDAAALRVIEARNSARVAAANLAFICGLEVFEEIDITETLEVSPRVGSLDEALELLRSGSPEMRLAEEGAAEAAARAGAASSNYWPQLALRGAYSWSEDTPLLQDPLAENYNFTLGAYLTWTPFDNFATEARRAAARLDDLRARLARRDTTRQLELQLRLALSEIDAGRESVGVAKTSYERAKGDLELAQRKLELGSGTVLAALEAEANLSSAETALADARAGYALACYNLDRLLGVVP; from the coding sequence ATGGCCTTTCGATTTTCGACGATCGCCGTTCTGCTGCTTCTGTCGGTTGTCCCGGTGGTTCGGGGGGCGACCCCCCTGGGCGTGGGCGAGGCGGTGGAGCTGGCGTTGGCCTCCGACCGGCGGGTCTTTGAGGCCGAATCCTCCTACGAGGCGGCCCAGGCCGCGACCCTCGCCGCCTGGGGGTCTTACATGCCGCTCCTCGGCTTCACCGGCGGCTACTTGCGGAATTGGACCGGGCCCAGCACCATGTCCTTCTCCGATGAGAACTTGGGGCTGGACTACGAGCTCCAGGTTCCGGAGTCGGTGGACAACCGCCTCAGTTTGGGCGCCAACGCCACCCTCTACCTCTTCCGGGGGGGCGAGGATTACGGGGGCATAACCGCCGCCAACCACGCCCAGGCCGCGGCCGACGCCAACGTGGACGCCGTCAAGGCTCGGGTGGCCTACGACGCCCGCAGCGCCTACGTTAATCTCTACCGGGCCAACGCGCTGTTGGCCTCCGCCGAGCGCTCGCTGGATACGGCCGAGGAGCAGCTCCGCTTCTCTCGGGCCCTGGCCGAGGTCGGCTCCATCTCCGACGCCGACGCGCTGAAGGCCCAGGCCGCCGACGACGCCGCCGCCCTGCGGGTCATCGAGGCCCGCAACTCTGCCCGGGTGGCCGCCGCCAACCTGGCCTTCATCTGCGGCCTGGAGGTTTTCGAGGAGATAGATATAACCGAGACCCTGGAGGTTTCGCCCCGCGTGGGGAGCCTCGATGAGGCGCTGGAACTGCTTCGGAGCGGCTCCCCCGAGATGCGCCTGGCCGAGGAAGGCGCGGCCGAAGCCGCCGCCCGCGCCGGGGCCGCGTCGTCCAACTACTGGCCCCAGCTCGCCCTTCGGGGCGCGTACTCCTGGTCCGAGGACACGCCTCTGCTCCAAGACCCCCTCGCCGAGAACTACAACTTCACCCTCGGGGCGTACCTGACCTGGACGCCCTTCGACAACTTCGCCACCGAGGCCCGGCGGGCCGCGGCGAGGCTGGACGACCTCCGGGCCCGCCTGGCGCGGCGCGACACGACACGACAACTGGAGCTGCAGCTCCGGCTGGCCCTCTCGGAGATTGACGCCGGCCGGGAGAGCGTCGGGGTGGCCAAAACGAGCTACGAGCGGGCGAAGGGCGACCTGGAGCTGGCCCAGCGCAAGCTCGAGCTGGGCTCCGGGACGGTGTTGGCCGCCCTCGAGGCCGAGGCCAACCTCTCATCCGCCGAGACCGCCCTGGCCGACGCCCGAGCGGGCTACGCCCTGGCCTGTTACAATCTGGACCGCCTCCTGGGCGTGGTCCCCTGA